In one window of Pleomorphomonas sp. T1.2MG-36 DNA:
- a CDS encoding L-2-amino-thiazoline-4-carboxylic acid hydrolase codes for MPLPIIERRRIEAEIVGHLYRELVGRMGEEEARDIIDGAIRKAAIAHGEACRADLGHMPDFKDFEAILPAWTADDALTIEVKEASPERLSYDVTRCQYAETYKEMGLAEIGALLSCNRDAAFCEGYNPSMKLERTETIMAGGRRCDFRYRLDRTQD; via the coding sequence ATGCCGTTGCCCATCATAGAGCGCCGCCGTATCGAGGCGGAGATCGTCGGCCACCTTTATCGCGAACTCGTGGGACGCATGGGCGAGGAGGAGGCACGGGACATCATCGACGGGGCCATCCGAAAAGCCGCGATCGCCCATGGGGAGGCCTGCCGCGCCGACCTCGGCCACATGCCGGATTTCAAGGATTTCGAGGCCATTCTGCCGGCCTGGACAGCCGATGACGCCCTGACGATCGAAGTGAAGGAGGCGAGCCCGGAGCGTCTTTCCTACGACGTCACGCGCTGCCAGTACGCCGAGACATACAAGGAGATGGGACTGGCCGAGATCGGCGCGCTGCTCTCCTGCAATCGCGACGCCGCCTTTTGCGAAGGCTACAACCCGTCCATGAAGCTTGAACGCACCGAAACCATCATGGCCGGCGGCCGGCGGTGCGATTTCCGCTATCGCCTCGACCGGACACAAGACTGA